A window of Geothrix edaphica genomic DNA:
CTTCTTGAGAACCTTGGGCTTGGGCTTCTCGCGGTCTTCACGCAATACGGAATCGGGCTTTGCTGCTTCTTCCAGGATCTTCGCCAGGTTTCCAAGGCCACGCAGGTTCATCATGTGCGGTTGCTACTCCCATTGGGGCCACGGGCCACCGCTGACCAGAATAACGGCAACACCTTTGCTTACATAGTGATTTTAGACACGTGGTGCGGTTTTTTGCCGCCACCCCCACCCCGCCTGGGACACTGGGCCCCATGGGAACCTCCGCCGCCACCCTGAAGGCCCGCCTGGACAGCCTTTGCGTCCGGTACGACACGGCCGGGGCGCTGGCGAAGGATCCCCTCTCCGTGCCATTGGCCTATGAGTCGCCCCTGGACCGGGAGGTGGCCGCGTTCGTGGCGGCCCACCTCGCCTATGGTCGGGTGGATCCCATGATCCGGGCCGTCCGCGGCGCCCTGGCCCCGCTTGGCGCCCACCCTGCCGACTGGCTGCGGGAGCGCTCCGAATCCGCCATCCAGCAGCACCTGGCCCAGGCCCTGGGCAACTGGGCCTGGCGGTTCCACACGGCCGATGATCTTGCGGCCTGGCTCCTGGCCTGGAGGCGGCTGGACGGGGAAAGCAGGGCGGGCCTCGAAGCCCACCTCCTGCCCGGCCCCGACGGAGATTCCGATGCCGCGCTCTCGCGGCTGGTCCAGCGCCTGCGGGCGGAGCTCCCGGCCTCGTACGGCTCCCGCTTCTCCCTACCTGATCCCCGCGAAGGCGCCGCCTGCAAGCGCTGGCGCATGTTCCTGCGCTGGATGGCACGCCCAAGTTGGCCCGACCTGGGCCTCTGGACCCGCTACCCCGTGGATCAGCTCATCATCCCCCTCGACACCCACGTGGCCCGCGTCTCCCGCTTCATCGGCCTCAGCCGCCGGGCCACACCGGACGGCAAGATGGCCCGGGAGATCACCGAGGCCCTGCGCCTCCTGGACCCCGCCGACCCCCTGCGCTACGACTTCGCCCTCAGCCACCTGGGCATCCTGGGTGACTGCCCCGGCGTGCGGAAACGCAGCACCTGCGCGGGGTGTCCGCTGTACACGGTGTGTCGCGCCGGCTCGGAATCCGAGATAAGAACAAACAAGAGCTAAGCCACCTTTTTTTCAATACCCTTGCGATTGCCGGAACCGAAGGCCGGGCTGGCCATGTGCGCGACCTAAGTGGGTCTCGGAGCAGAGCCTGGGGGGTTCTGCGGAGCGGGGACCCACTGGGAGCATATGCCAGTGCCGATTCGCTCAGGCGTAGCCTGCGCGATGGTAAGCCCGGCCCTTTTGCGCCTTTGGCGCAAAAGGGCCGGGCTTACCACGGCACTCGGGGGAACGACTTAGGGCTGCTTCTTCCGATCTGACCCGGTTCATCGCACCCCGATGCATGGGGCCCGGCTTGGGTACAGGGTAGTCCGGAAGAGGTAGGTCGCGCCAGCGGAAGGGGGCCCCGGGGAGGCGCGCCGGCCCTCGAAGTGACGGATTTCATGGAGGTTTTTAATTGCTGGAAAAATCCGGTGCTGGGCCCTTGACACCCCTACATGTTGGGGCCATCCTTTTCTCCCGGCACAACCCCTAGAGGTTTCCCATCAAGCGCCCTTCCTGTAAGGGAGAGCTTCGTGCGCCTTGCCGGTCGCGCCTTGCCTGTTTGAACGCCCTTCTCCACCCCCCCCTACCCAGGACAGCCCCCATGAAGATCGCCCGCCATTTCACCAAGGCAGGTCACGACCCCCTGGAAGGTTTCCGCTTCGTCCCTCGGACGAGCCGGATCTCCAAGCTCGATGGCACCGTGGTCTTCGAGGCCAAAGACGTGATGGTGCCGGAGGCCTGGTCCCAGGTGGCCGTGGACATCCTGGCCCAGAAGTACTTCCGCCGGAAGGGCATCGACGCCCAGAACGGCGGAGAGAAGGACGCGCGGCAGGTGTTCCACCGCCTGGCGGGCTGCTGGCGCCACTGGGGCGAGACCCATGGCTACTTCGACACCACGGACGACGGCCAGGCCTTCTACGACGAGCTCACCTACATGCTCACCGACCAGATGTGCGCGCCCAACTCGCCCCAGTGGTTCAACACGGGCCTGCACTTCGCCTACGGCATCTCCGGACCGGCCCAGGGCCACAGCTACGTGGATCCGAAGACCGGCGAGATGATGAAGTCCACCTCCGCCTACGAGCGCCCCCAGCCCCATGCCTGCTTCATCCAGAGCGTGGCCGACGACCTCGTGAACGAGGGCGGCATCATGGACCTGTGGACCCGCGAGGCCCGCATCTTCAAGTACGGCTCCGGCACCGGCACCAACTTCTCCAGGGTGCGCGGCTCTGAGGAGCCCCTCTCCGGCGGCGGCCGCAGCTCGGGTCTCATGAGCTTCCTGGCCGTGGGCGACCGCGCCGCGGGCGCCATCAAGAGTGGCGGCACCACCCGCCGGGCCGCCAAGATGGTCTGCCTTGATCTCGACCACCCCGACATCGAGGCCTTCATCGACTGGAAGGTGACCGAGGAGCGCAAGGTCGCCATGCTGGCCGCCGGCAGCGCCATGCTGCGCCGCCACTGGGATGCCGTCTGCCAGACCGTGGAAGGCTCCACCAGCAAGGACGCCGATCCCGCGACCAACGAGGCCCTCCGCAAGGCTCTGGCCCGCGCCAAGCGGGAGGGCGTGCCCACGGCCTTCCTCACCCAGTGCCTGGGCCGCCTGGCCGATGGCGATTTCGCCCGGGATCTCGCGGGCTACGACACCTCCTGGGACGGCGAGGGCTACCTCACCGTGGGCGGCATGAACTCCAACAACTCCGTGCGCGTGCCCGATGCCTTCATGCGCGCCATGGAGATCGACGGCGACTGGGAGCTGAAGCGCCGCATCGACGGCAAGACCAGCAAGAAGCTGCGCGCCAAGGATCTCTGGGAGAAGGTGAACCGCGCCGCCTGGGCCTGCGCCGATCCCGGCATCCAGTTCAACACCACCATCAACGACTGGCACACCTGCCCCGAGGATGGCCTCATCAACGCGAGCAACCCCTGCTCCGAGTACATGTTCCTGGACGACACCGCCTGCAACCTGGCATCCCTGAACCTGTGCACCTTCCTCACCGATGACGGCGGCTTCGACCTGGTGGGCTACCGCCACGCCATCCGCCTCTGGACCGTGGTCCTCGAGATCAGCGTGCTCATGGCCCAGTTCCCCAGCGAAGCCATCGCGCAGCGCAGCTACGACTTCCGCACCCTGGGCCTCGGCTACGCCAACCTGGGCGCCATGCTCATGCGCATGGGCATCCCCTACGACAGCCCCGAGGGCACTCAGTGGTGCGCGGCCCTGACCGCCATCCTCACGGGCGATGCCTATGCCGCCAGCGCCGAGATGGCCCGCGAGCTGGGGCCGTTCCCCAGCTACGAGAAGAACGCCGCCCACATGCTGCGCGTCATCCGCAACCACCGCCGCGCCGCCTACCACGCGCCGGGCTCCGAGTACGAGCAGCTCTCCATCCGCCCCCAGGGCCTCACCGGCACGGGCGTGCCCAAGCGCATCGTCGAGGCTGCCCGCGAGAGCTGGGACACCGCCCTCACCTACGGCGAGCAGTGGGGCTACCGCAACGCCCAGGTGACGGTGCTGGCGCCCACGGGCACCATCGGCCTCCTCATGGATTGCGACACCACCGGCGTCGAGCCCGACTTCGCCCTGGTGAAGTTCAAGAAGCTGGCCGGCGGCGGCTACTTCAAGCTGGTGAACCGCGCCATCCCCGAGGCCCTGGCCCGCCTGGGCTACGCGCCCACCCAGATCCAGGAGATCGAGCGCCACGTGGTGGGCTGGCTCCAGATCACCGACGAGACCCCCGGCATCACGCGCAGCATGCTGAAGGGCGCAGGCTGGGCCGAGGAGGAGATCGCCGCCGTGGAACAGAAGCTCCCCACGGCCTTCGATCCCGCCTACGCCATGGATGTCGAGCGCCTGAAGAAGGACTTCAGCGCCGAGCAGGTGGAGACCTTCCTCCTGGCCCTGAGCGGCACCATGACCGTGGAGGGCGCGCCCCACCTCAAGGACGAGCACCTGCCCATCTTCGACTGCGCCAACCGCTGCGGCCGCACGGGCCGCCGCTACATCGCCCCCCTGGGCCACCTGCGCATGATGGGCGCCGCCCAGCCCTTCCTCAGCGGCGCCATCAGCAAGACCATCAACCTGCCCGCGGAAGCCACCGTGGAGGAGATCGGCCGCATCTACGAGGCCAGCTGGCAGCTCATGCTCAAGGCCGTGGCGCTCTACCGCGACGGCTCCAAGATGAGCCAGGCCATGTCCACCAGCCTCGATCTGCTGGACGGCGCCGATACGCTGATGGACGACCAGGCCACCCACGCCGAGAAGACCCCCGTGCTGGCCCAGGCCCTCACGCAGCAGCTCGTGCGGACCTATCGCCGGCGCCTGCCCAACCGGCGCGGCGGCTACACCCAGGCGGCCACCATCGGCGGCACCAAGCTCTACCTCCGCACGGGCGAATACGAGGACGGCAGCCTCGGCGAGATCTTCCTCGACATCCACAAGGAGGGTGCCGCCTTCCGCGCCGTGCTCAACTGCTTCGCCATCGCCGTGAGCATGGGCCTCCAGCACGGCGTGCCCCTGGAAGAGTTCTGCGATGCCTTCCTGTTCACCCGCTTCGAGCCCGGCGGCATGGTCTCCGGCAGCGACACCATCAAGCTGAGCACCAGCCTCATCGACTTCGTGTTCCGGGAGCTGGCCATCAGCTACCTGGGCCGCTACGACCTGGCCCATGTGGAAGCCGATCAGATCGTGAGCGCCACCACGGGCCTGCGTCCCGGCAGCCAGGCCCCCGGCCTCGCCAACCTGCCCAGCCTGCCCACAGGCACGCCCCTGCCCTTCCCCGAGGCCGGTGCCGCCGCCGGCGCTGCCGCCCACGAGCAGGAACTCCAGCCCGTGCTGCAACCCGTCACCGTCGGCGCCCGGACCGCCGTCAGCGCCGCCCAGGTCGCCCGCGAGAAGGGCTACACCGGCGACCCCTGCCCCGAGTGCGGCCACCTCACCCTCGTCCGCAACGGCGCCTGCATGAAGTGCCAGACCTGCGGGGCGACCACGGGATGCAGCTAGAACATCAAGAAGAAGGGCTGATGTAAGCGGAGGACAGCAGAGGAACGGAGGAGAGCGGAGGAAGATAAGAATTTCCTCCGCTCTCCTCGGCCCTTCCGCTTTCCTCCGCTTATCTACATTTCTTCAAGCCCCCGGAAGCCGCCCGACCGCACCTTCTGCCACAGCCGCATCCAGCATCCACCTGGCGATGCTGAGGGCGCTGGGCAGCTGCGGCAGGGCGTCGAGGCGGAACCAGCGGGCGTCTTCGATCTCTCCGGGATCGGGCCGCAGGTCGCCATCCAGATGGTCGGCCACGAAGGCCACCATGAGGCCATTGGGGAAGGGCCAGGGCTGGCTGCCGAAGTAGCGCAGGCGGTGGACGCGGATGCCCAGCTCCTCGGCCACCTCCCGGTGGACGGCCTGCTCCAGGGATTCCCCGGGCTCCGTGAAGCCCGCGATGGCACTGTACACACCGGGCTTGAAGTGGGGCGAGCGCGCCAGGGCCAGATCCCGGTCCGGGCCCTCCCCGCGCTGAATGAGTACGATGATGGCCATGGCATTCGAGGGGAACACCGTCCGCCCGCAGGCCGGGCAGCGGCGGCCATGTCCTGCCTCGGGCCCCTCGCAGGGCTCCAGGGCCGTGGCGCAGGTGCCGCAGAAGCGATGCGCCGCCGCCCACTCCAGCCACTGGTAGGCGCGACCCGCCCGGGCCCAGTCCTCCGGGTCCATGCGAGGGAAGGCCTCGCGCAGGCTCAGCGCCTCCACCCCTTCGGGCAGCGGGTGGTCCTCAGCCACCTTCAGCGCCAGGTGCCCCTCCGGCAGGCGCAGGCGGAGCTCCGCCTCCACTTCCGGCAGCGCCGGCGCGGAGGAGAGCCACAGCCGGTCCCCCTGGAAGATGATCCGCACACCGCTCATGTCGGATCCGCGGCCAGAGGCGGGACCACGCGCTCTCCGCGCGAGCCCATCCGGCCCCTGCTCCTAGTGCTTGCCGTGGCCCTTGCCCTCGCGCTTCTCCTCGCGCTTCTCCTGGTGCTTCTCCTGGCCCTTGTGCTTGCCTCGATTGCCGCGCCTGGGTTCCACACGGCGGCCCTCCTGCCGCGGCGCCGGCGCTGGCGCGGGCTTCTTGGAGAGGCCCAGGGGATCGGGCAGGCCCAGGGGATTGGGCAGCTGCGCCATCAGTAGAGTGCCGCCGAACAGCAGGGCAGCCAGGGTGCGAACCGTACGGGCCATGGATTCTCCAGACTCTTGGCAGGGGCGGCGGGTCCGCCGCACCGAATCCCCATGCTAACCGGCCTCTACACGAAGAGCACGGCATGCACCGGAGGAAGGTGCTCGGCGAGGGTGGTCCAGTCGTCGCCGGCGTTCTCGCTGATCCACACGGAGCCCGTGGTGGAACCGAAGGCCAGGCGCTCGCCGGAGGCGTCGAGATCCAGCGCGTGGCGGTAGACCAGGTCATAGGCCCAGGCTTGCGGCAGCCCCTTGTGCAGGGTCTCGAAGGTGCGGCCGCCGTCGCGGGTGCGGTTCACCACCACCCGTCCTTCCGCGGGAATGCGGCGCTCGTCCTTGATGGCCGGCACGAACCAGGCCGTGTCCGGATCCTTCGGATGCACCACCACGGGGAAGCCGAAGACCGAGGGCTTCACATCGGTGATCTCCCTCCAGGTCATGGCATCGTCGGTGCTGCGGAAGATGCCGTTGTGATGCTGGATCCACCAGACGTCCGGCGCCGCAGGGCACTGCACCATGCGGTGGGGATCCTGCGATTCCGGCGCCTCCACCAGCTCCGGTGGCGCGTAATCGGCCCGCATGCCCTTGGTGTGGGCGGTCCAGGTCTGCCCGCAATCCGTGGTGTGCCACACGCCGCCGCTGGAGACGGCCACCACCACGCGGTTGCCGTCGCGAGGATCCACGCAGATGGAATGGATGCCGGGGACATCGGCGCCGCCGCCGGCCCACTTGCGGCGTTCCGGCATGTTCCAGAGGGCTTCCACCATGGTCCAGGTGGCGCCGCTGTCCTCGCTCCAGAAGAGGCCACCCGGCAGGGTGCCAGCCCAGAGCAGGCCCGGCTGCGAGGCGAGGCCCGGCGTCAGGCACCAGAAGCGCATCAGGCGCCACGGGATCTCGCGCCCGAGAAAGTCCTTCTCCACATGCCCCTCGGGCGGCGTGGGATAGGCGGGCACGCCGATCTCCTCCCAGGTGGCGCCGCGGTCGCGGGAGCGGTGCAGCTTGGCCCCGAAGTGGCCGTGGTCCAGGGCCGCGTACCAGGCGCCGTCGCGGGGATCCTGCATTGCGAGGGAGACGTTGTCCCCCAGAAAGGACACCGAGTCGAGGTCCCAGACGCCCCGGGCCGTGCGGCGGGCGGAGAAGAGCCCCTTGCGGGTGGAGACGAGCAGCTGGTCGGACATCATCAACCTCCGGACAGGGCCTGCATGACGTAGATCTCGCTGGCGGCGGACACGGGGTCGCTGAGCCCCCGGCGATCGGCGATGGGGACGCCGTCGACGAAGACGGCCATGTGGAACCTCAGGGCGCCGTGCTCGTCCAGCACGTAGCCCCGTAGCCTGGGATAGAGGGCGAAGGCCGCCTCCAGGCTCTCCTGCACCGTGGCGCCCGTCACCGTGCAGGGCGGGCACGCCACATGGCGCTGGAGGTTAGTTGTGAATGCGACTCGGGACATGCAGGAGCCTCAAGGCCCCGCCACTTTCCCCCATCGCCTCCCTACCTGTCAAGACACGCACCGGTCAGTCGAACAGGTCGGGATTGCTCCACCGATCATGATGCTCGGAGGCCTTCTTCTTCGCCGCGGCGAGTTCGGCCTGCGTGGCGGCGAATTCCTCGTCTTCCAGCCTGGTCGGATCCGGCAACGGACGTCCGGCCAGGTCGTGCAGGGGCGCGGCCCGACGCTCCACCCCGACGATCCGGCTCCAGGCCTTCTTGCGCCGTTCGACCTGTTCGATCATGGTCCACCTCCGGCTCAGGCCAAGGATAGGTTCCGGGGGGGCGGCCTGCCATTGTAAAAAAGCGCAGGGGGATCGCTCCCCCTGCGCTTCTGGTAATGGTTTCCGGTAACCGGGCTTTCTACTTGACCAGGCCCAGGTCCTTCACTGCCTGGCGCTCTTCTTCGAGCTCCTTGGCGGTGGCGTCCATCTTGGCGCGGCTGAAGGCGTTGATCTCCAGGCCCTTCACGATCTCCACCTGGCCGTTCTTCACGGTGACGGGGAAGCCGTAGACCAGACCCTCGGGCACGCCGTAGCTGCCGTCAGAAGGGAAGGCCATGCTGGTCCAGTCGCCCTCGGCGGTGCCGAGCGCCCAGGAGCGCATGTGGGCGATGGCGGCATTGGCGGCGCTGGCGGCGCTGCTGAGCCCACGGGCCTCGATGATGGCGGCGCCGCGCTTGGCCACGGTGGGGATGAAGGTGGTCTCGTACCAGGCGTGGTCATTCACCAGCTCGTAGGCGTTCTTGCCGTCCACGGTGGCGTGGTAGAGGTCGGGGAACTGGGTGGTGCTGTGGTTGCCCCAGATGGTCATCTTCTGGATGGCGGTGACGGGCTTGCCGGTCTTCTCGGCCAGCTGGGAGATGGCGCGGTTGTGGTCCAGGCGCACCATGGCGTGGAACTGGCTGGGCTTCAGCTTGGGCGCGTTGGACAGCGCGATCAGGGCGTTGGTGTTGGCGGGGTTGCCCACCACGAGCACCTTCACGTTGCGGCTGGCCACTTCGCTCAGGGCCTCGCCCTGGGGCTTGAAGATGCCGCCGTTGGCATTCAGCAGGTCGCTGCGCTCCATGCCGGCCTTGCGCGGCAGGGCGCCCACCAGCAGGGCGTAGTCCGCATCCTTGAAGGCCACCTTGGGATCGTCGGAGGTGACCACGCCCGCCAGCAGCGGGAAGGCACAGTCCTTGAGCTCCATCACCACGCCGTTCAGCGCCTTCAGGGCCGGCGTGATCTCCAGCAGCTGGAGGATCACAGGCTGGTCTTCGCCCAGCATCGCGCCGCTGGCGATGCGGAAGAGCAGGCTGTATCCGATCTGACCGGCAGCGCCGGTGACGGCCACGCGAACGGGGGGCTTCATGGGATCCTCCTGGAAGTTGGCCCATTCTATACCGCGCTCCCGCGCAGAAACCCCGCAGGTCGGGAATCCGTGATCCAGGTCCCTCATCTTGTCAGCCCCATGGAAGAATCCCCGTCCTCCGATCCAATAGGAAAGATCCGAGGTCGAACATCCGATAGGATGGAATCTGACCGGCCCATGCGCTCCCTCTTCCGCCTCTTCCTGTTCCTCCTGATGGCCTGCCTCGGGCAGGGGGGCAGTGCTGCGGGCATCCCCGGCTCCGGGCGCATGGTCTTCCGGAGCTACGGGCCCTCCGAAGGCCTGGAGCACACCAGCATCACCACGCTGGCGCAGGATGCCGAGGGCTTCATGTGGATCGGCACCGAGGGTGGTGCCTACCGCTTCGACGGCACGGGCTTCCGGCTGTGGAGTCTGCCGGAGGGCCTGCCCTCCGCCTGGGTCCGGTCCTTCTGGCCCAACGATGACGGCAGCCTGTGGATCGGCACCCGGGCGGGCCTCTGCCTGCTGAAGGACGGACGGGCGCGGACCCTGGAGGCCGGCGATCCCCTCGGCTCGGCGCAGATCCACCGCCTCTTCCGGGACGTCCGGGGCCGCCTCTGGGTCGCGGCCGAATCCGGTCTCTTCATGAGCCCCGACGGCGGTCCGCATTTCACGGCCGTCCACGGCTGGCCCGGCGGTCCGGCCTACGCCCTGGCCCCGGACGGCGATGGTCTCTGGGTGGGGGGCAACGCCGCCCTCCACCACCAGGACGGGAACGGATCCTGGCGCACCTGGGCCACCCGGGAGGGCGTGCCGACGGAGCCTGTGAAGGCCCTGCTCGCACTCCGCTCCGGCGCCCTGTGGGTGCGCACGCCCAGCCAGCTCCGCGTGCTCGCGCCCGGGGGCGCGCGGCTGAGCGTGCCCGCCCTGGGCCTCCCCTCCGTGGCCGTGAGCGTCTACGAGGAATCCCTCGCTGCGGACGGCGACGCCGGCGTGTTCGTCCCCACGGCCAAGGGGCTGCTCCACCTCACGGACCGGTCCTGGCGGCTCCTGGACGAGCGCCGTGGGCTGCCCGCGGGCTGGGCCAACCAGGCCTTCGTGGACCGCTCCGGCAACCTCTGGGTGGCCAGCCTGGGCCTGCACCGGCTCCAGGGCGACGGGGCCTGGGAGAACTTCACGCGGCTGGACGGCCTGCCTGCGGACAGCATCTGGGGCCTGCTGCGGGATCATTCCGGCGTGCTGTGGGCCGGCACCAGCGGCGGGCTCGCCTGTCTGGATCCCCGGGGCCTGGCGCCCTTCCCCGCCGCCGCGGGACTGGTGCTCTACACCCTCAAAGAGGGGCCCGACGGCTCCATCTGGGGCGCCGGTGAGCATCCGTTCCTCATCCGCATCAGCCCCGACCGCGGCCGGCTGACGCGCATCCCCCTGCCGCCCTCCCGGAGCTTGGCGGTGCCCGTGGTGCTGACCTTCGACCGCACGGGCGACCTGTGGGTGGGCACCACCCGCGAGGGGCTCTGGCGGGTCTCGGATCCCGGCGGCCGCCCCGAGTTCCACCGGGCGGAGCTGCCCGGTCCCGCCGCCAGGGAGGCCATCACGGCCCTGCACGAGGATGGCCGGGGCCGGCTCTGGGCCGCCACGGAACGGGGTCTGGCCCGCCTGAACCAGGGCCGCTGGCGGCTCTGGGGCCAGGAGATCGGCCTCCATCCCGCTCCGCTCGCGGCCCTGGCCCCCCTTCCGGACGGCACCGCCTGGCTGGCCTACCGGGAGCCCCTGGGCCTCACGCTGGTGGACCTGCGGGGCGACGCGCCCAAGGTCGTGCGCCACTGGACCCGCCGGGACGGCCTGGCCAGCGATTCGGTCTACAGCCTGGCGGCGGATGCGGCGGGGCGCCTGTGGGTGGGCGGTCCCCGGGGCGTCCAGTGGGTGGCTGGCCAGGAGCACCGGCTCTTCCGGCGGGAAGATGGCCTCACCAGTACCGACTGCAATCCCTTCTCCACCTGGGTGGATGGGGATGGCGGCGTCTGGTTCGGCTCCACGGCGGGCCTCCTCCACCACCGCCCCGAGCAGGGCCCGCGGGCCCAGCGCCTGCCGGAGACCCGCTTCGTCTCCATCCGCCTGGGGTCCCGCCAGTGGGAGCACCCCTTCACCGGCTCGGCGAACCTGGGCGCCGTGCCCTACGGCGACCGGACCCTCACCGCCCAGTTCACATCCCTCACCTTCGAGCACGAGGGCAGGATCCGCTTCCAGTCCCGCTTGGGCGGCCTGGATGACGACTGGGTGGAGGTCGGCACCCGCGACCTACGCTACTCGGCCCTCTCCCCGGGGACCTACCGCCTGGAGGTTCGTGCCCTCATCGAGGATGGCGGCGCCGGGCCCATCGCCTCGGCCACCTTCCGCGTCCTGCACCCGTGGTGGCTGCGCTGGTGGGCCTGGCCCGTCTGGGCCGGCCTGGCCGTGTGCGCGGGTACGGGCGTCTTCCGCTGGCGGCTGCGCCTCCTGGAGAAGCGGAACGAGGAACTGAAGGTCCTCGTCTACCAGCGCACCGAGGCCCTGGAGCTGAGCAACCTGGCCCTCGCGACCATCTCCACCACGGACCCGCTCACGGGCCTGCGGAACCGGCGCTACCTCGAGGAGGAGCTGCCCCCGGTCGTCGCCCTGGTCCTGCGCGCCCAGCGCGACCACCTAGCCACGGACCACCACCCCAGCGAGGCCTGCCTCGTCTTCGCCATGATCGATCTCGACCACTTCAAGCGCGTGAACGACACCTGGAGCCATGCTGCGGGCGATCTGGCCCTGAAGCAGGTGTCGGACATCCTCCGGCGGGAAGCCCGCGAGTCCGACTTCCTCATCCGGTGGGGCGGCGAGGAGATCCTGTTCGTGGGCCACACCTCCGACCTGGACGGCGCTGCCACGGTGGTGGCCCGCCTCCACCAGGCCATCCGCGAGCATCCCTTCGACCTGGGCCTCGGGCAGCCCGTGACCATCACCTGCTCCATCGGCTTCTCGCTCTTTCCCTTCCAGTCGGATCACCTGGAGGCCGCCTCCTGGGAGGACCAGGTGCGCGTGGCGGACCGCTGTCTCTACGCCGCCAAGCGCTCCGGCCGCGACGGCTGGGTGGGCGTGGCGGCCCGGCCCGGCCTCCCCGCGGGCCTGGCCCAGCGCTTCGACCAGGGCCCGGCCCTCTGCGTCCAGGCCGGCGCCGCGGACCTGCGCCACAGCCCTCGCGAAGGGGACCTGATCTGGCACTAGGGCGCAGCTAGAAGACCTTCGCCTCCATCTCCTTCACCAGCTGCTCGCCGCCCAGCTGGCGCATCTGGCCCAGGATCCAGGCCTGGCGGCCCCGGATGTAGTCGCTGGGGGCGTTCGCGCGGAACTTGCGGGGGTTGGGCAGCACGGCGGCCAGCAGCGCCGCCTCGCCCGGCGTGAGGCGCTTGGCGGGCTTGCCGAAGTAGGTGCGGGCCGCCGCCTCGGCGCCGTAGACACCCTCCCCGAATTCCACGATGTTCAGGTAGACCTCCAGGATCCGCTTCTTCGACCAGCCCACCTCGATCATCAGCGTGAACCAGGCCTCGGCGCCCTTCCGCACCCAGGAGCGGGTGTTCCAGAGGAAGAGGTTCTTGGCCGTCTGCTGGGACACCGTGGAGGCCCCGCGCTTCCGGCGGCTGTGCTCGTTGTGCTGGATGGCCTTCTCGATGGCCTGCCAGTCGAAGCCGAAGTGGTCCGGGAAGTTCTGGTCCTCCGCCGCGATCACCGCCGCCCCCAGGCTGGGGGAGATGTCCTCCAGGGGCACCCAACGGTGGCGCGAGGTGTAGGGCTTGTCACTGGACCAGGATTCCACCCGGCGCTGCAGCATGAGGGCCGAT
This region includes:
- a CDS encoding TIGR02757 family protein is translated as MGTSAATLKARLDSLCVRYDTAGALAKDPLSVPLAYESPLDREVAAFVAAHLAYGRVDPMIRAVRGALAPLGAHPADWLRERSESAIQQHLAQALGNWAWRFHTADDLAAWLLAWRRLDGESRAGLEAHLLPGPDGDSDAALSRLVQRLRAELPASYGSRFSLPDPREGAACKRWRMFLRWMARPSWPDLGLWTRYPVDQLIIPLDTHVARVSRFIGLSRRATPDGKMAREITEALRLLDPADPLRYDFALSHLGILGDCPGVRKRSTCAGCPLYTVCRAGSESEIRTNKS
- a CDS encoding adenosylcobalamin-dependent ribonucleoside-diphosphate reductase; the protein is MKIARHFTKAGHDPLEGFRFVPRTSRISKLDGTVVFEAKDVMVPEAWSQVAVDILAQKYFRRKGIDAQNGGEKDARQVFHRLAGCWRHWGETHGYFDTTDDGQAFYDELTYMLTDQMCAPNSPQWFNTGLHFAYGISGPAQGHSYVDPKTGEMMKSTSAYERPQPHACFIQSVADDLVNEGGIMDLWTREARIFKYGSGTGTNFSRVRGSEEPLSGGGRSSGLMSFLAVGDRAAGAIKSGGTTRRAAKMVCLDLDHPDIEAFIDWKVTEERKVAMLAAGSAMLRRHWDAVCQTVEGSTSKDADPATNEALRKALARAKREGVPTAFLTQCLGRLADGDFARDLAGYDTSWDGEGYLTVGGMNSNNSVRVPDAFMRAMEIDGDWELKRRIDGKTSKKLRAKDLWEKVNRAAWACADPGIQFNTTINDWHTCPEDGLINASNPCSEYMFLDDTACNLASLNLCTFLTDDGGFDLVGYRHAIRLWTVVLEISVLMAQFPSEAIAQRSYDFRTLGLGYANLGAMLMRMGIPYDSPEGTQWCAALTAILTGDAYAASAEMARELGPFPSYEKNAAHMLRVIRNHRRAAYHAPGSEYEQLSIRPQGLTGTGVPKRIVEAARESWDTALTYGEQWGYRNAQVTVLAPTGTIGLLMDCDTTGVEPDFALVKFKKLAGGGYFKLVNRAIPEALARLGYAPTQIQEIERHVVGWLQITDETPGITRSMLKGAGWAEEEIAAVEQKLPTAFDPAYAMDVERLKKDFSAEQVETFLLALSGTMTVEGAPHLKDEHLPIFDCANRCGRTGRRYIAPLGHLRMMGAAQPFLSGAISKTINLPAEATVEEIGRIYEASWQLMLKAVALYRDGSKMSQAMSTSLDLLDGADTLMDDQATHAEKTPVLAQALTQQLVRTYRRRLPNRRGGYTQAATIGGTKLYLRTGEYEDGSLGEIFLDIHKEGAAFRAVLNCFAIAVSMGLQHGVPLEEFCDAFLFTRFEPGGMVSGSDTIKLSTSLIDFVFRELAISYLGRYDLAHVEADQIVSATTGLRPGSQAPGLANLPSLPTGTPLPFPEAGAAAGAAAHEQELQPVLQPVTVGARTAVSAAQVAREKGYTGDPCPECGHLTLVRNGACMKCQTCGATTGCS
- the nudC gene encoding NAD(+) diphosphatase — its product is MSGVRIIFQGDRLWLSSAPALPEVEAELRLRLPEGHLALKVAEDHPLPEGVEALSLREAFPRMDPEDWARAGRAYQWLEWAAAHRFCGTCATALEPCEGPEAGHGRRCPACGRTVFPSNAMAIIVLIQRGEGPDRDLALARSPHFKPGVYSAIAGFTEPGESLEQAVHREVAEELGIRVHRLRYFGSQPWPFPNGLMVAFVADHLDGDLRPDPGEIEDARWFRLDALPQLPSALSIARWMLDAAVAEGAVGRLPGA
- a CDS encoding sialidase family protein, whose amino-acid sequence is MSDQLLVSTRKGLFSARRTARGVWDLDSVSFLGDNVSLAMQDPRDGAWYAALDHGHFGAKLHRSRDRGATWEEIGVPAYPTPPEGHVEKDFLGREIPWRLMRFWCLTPGLASQPGLLWAGTLPGGLFWSEDSGATWTMVEALWNMPERRKWAGGGADVPGIHSICVDPRDGNRVVVAVSSGGVWHTTDCGQTWTAHTKGMRADYAPPELVEAPESQDPHRMVQCPAAPDVWWIQHHNGIFRSTDDAMTWREITDVKPSVFGFPVVVHPKDPDTAWFVPAIKDERRIPAEGRVVVNRTRDGGRTFETLHKGLPQAWAYDLVYRHALDLDASGERLAFGSTTGSVWISENAGDDWTTLAEHLPPVHAVLFV
- a CDS encoding MoaD/ThiS family protein, coding for MSRVAFTTNLQRHVACPPCTVTGATVQESLEAAFALYPRLRGYVLDEHGALRFHMAVFVDGVPIADRRGLSDPVSAASEIYVMQALSGG
- a CDS encoding malate dehydrogenase; the protein is MKPPVRVAVTGAAGQIGYSLLFRIASGAMLGEDQPVILQLLEITPALKALNGVVMELKDCAFPLLAGVVTSDDPKVAFKDADYALLVGALPRKAGMERSDLLNANGGIFKPQGEALSEVASRNVKVLVVGNPANTNALIALSNAPKLKPSQFHAMVRLDHNRAISQLAEKTGKPVTAIQKMTIWGNHSTTQFPDLYHATVDGKNAYELVNDHAWYETTFIPTVAKRGAAIIEARGLSSAASAANAAIAHMRSWALGTAEGDWTSMAFPSDGSYGVPEGLVYGFPVTVKNGQVEIVKGLEINAFSRAKMDATAKELEEERQAVKDLGLVK